A segment of the Desulfuromonadaceae bacterium genome:
CGTTGGAACAGATGTTCGAGGTCGCTTTTTCGCGGCGGATGTGTTGTTCACGGGTCGCCAGAGTGAGCACAAAGCCACGCTTCCCGTCACGATCCACCGTTTCCCCGATCAGGCGACCGGGCATACTGCGCACATCCTTGTCGCGGGCGGCAAAGAACCCCAGGTACGGCCCGCCGAACGACACCGGAATACCGAAGCTCTGCCCTTCTCCGGCAACGATATCGGCACCGAGTTCACCCGGCGACTTGAACAGCCCGAGCGCCAGCGGCTCAGCAACCGCCGCCACCAGTCGCGCCCCCGCAGCCTGGGCTGCTGCTGCAAAATCGGCCAGCGGTTCGACGACTCCGAAAAAATTCGGATAGCCGACCACCACCGCCGCAGTCTCCGCATCGAGCAGTTCGGTCAGCCGCTCCCGATCGGTTATGCCGTCTGCGCCAAACGGCACTTCCACCAGCTCAATCTGCAGATACTGGCAGTAAGTTCGTACCGTCTCCCGATACTCTGGATGCAACGCGCCAGACAGCAACACCTTGCGCCGCTGACGCGCCGCCCGCACTGCCATCAACCCCGCCTCGGCGCACGCCGAGGCCCCATCATACAGCGACGCATTGGCGACATCCATGCCGGTCAGCTGACAGATCAGCGTCTGGTATTCGAAGATCGCCTGCAACGTGCCCTGGCTGATCTCCGGCTGATAGGGGGTATAGGCGGTGTAGAATTCACTGCGTGAAATCAGCTGGTCAACCACCGCCGGGATAAAGTGGTTGTAGGCTCCGCCGCCAAGAAACGACAGATAGCGGTCAGGATCGGCGTTGGCCGCCGCCAGACGCTTCAGTTCACTCAGCAGTTCACTTTCAGCCATTGCCTCCGGCAACCGTAACGGTCGCTGCAAGCGGACTTCAGCGGGGATCGCACTGAAGAGGGCCTCGATATCATCGACGGCAATGGTCTCCAGCATCTCCCGGATATCAGTTTCAGTTTGTGGCAGATAGCGCATCCGCGCCTCCCGGTTGTAATAATGTGTCAGCGAAAAGAGTGAATGGCGACGCCATCAGTCCTCTTCGGTCAGGGCGCGATATTCATCGACCGACAGCAGATCGTTGAATTCCTCCGGATTGCTCGGTTTGATCTTGATCATCCAGGCATCCTCGTAGGGGGAGGAATTGACCACTTCCGGCTCGTCAGTCAACGCCTCATTGATTTCGATCACCTCGCCACTGACCGGGGCATAGATATCGGAGACCGCCTTGACCGATTCGACCACGCCGAACGGCTTGCCCAGCTCCACCATCTCGCCGACATCGGGGAGTTCGACAAAAACCACATCCCCCAGCGCATCCTGGGCAAAATCAGTAATACCGACCGTCACACTGTCGTCCTCAACCAACACCCATTCATGCTCTTCGGTGTACTTCAACTCGTCCGGAAATTCCATGCGTCTTCGCTCCTTGAATCATTTAAATTGGTAATTATTCACCTGCTCGACCAAAGGCCGTCATCCCCGAGCGCTCCTGTCGGGGATCCAGGCTTTAACCCTCAAAAATCTGGATTCCGGCTAAAATCTTGCCGGAATGACGCTGTAAGAGTCGCCTTCAGGCGCGATTGTTCGCGGCTAAAGCCGCTCCTACATAAAAAGCTGAACAGTTCTATATGGTGCGTTTCAACAACGCTTATCTGTCGATAAAAGGCGGTTTAACGATCTGCGCCGCGACCCGTTTTTTACGAATACCGACCGTTAATTGCGTCCCGATCGCGGCGCAGTCACGCGCCACCAGCCCCAGACCGATCCCGCAGCGCAACGACGGCGACATCGTGCCGCTGGTCACCACCCCAACCTCGCGCTCACCGCAAAAGAGCGGGTAATCGGCGCGCGGGATACCGGATTCGGTGATGCGCAGTGCCACCAGCGTGCGCGGTACACCGGCCTCCTTTTGCTGGCGCAGTGCAGCGCCACCGATGAAATCCCCCTTGTCGAGTTTGGTGATCCAGCCCAGCCCCGCTTCCAGCGGCGTGATCCGCTCGGAAAGTTCGTGGCCGTAAAGGGCGTATTTCATTTCCAGACGCAGCGTGTCACGCGCGCCGAGACCGATCGGCATCAGACCGTCGTCCGCGCCGGCCGTCATCAGGGCATGCCACACCTTTTCCGCGTCGGCAGCGGCACAGTAAAGCTCAAAGCCATCCTCGCCCGTATAACCGGTGCGGGAAATAATCGTCTCGCTGCCCGCCACCTCCCCGGCATTGAAATGGTAGTAACGGATCGCCCCCAGATCGACCGTGGTGAGTCGTGCCAGAATCTGTTCTGCCAGCGGCCCCTGCAACGCCAGTTGGGCAAATTCATCACTGCGATTGCGCAGCACCACATTGCCAAAATCGCGTTCCGCAAGAACTTTTTCCATCCAGGCAAAATCTTTATCGGTATTCGACGCATTGACACAAAACAGGTAGTACGTCGCACTGAAACGATAGACCGTCACATCATCGACCACCCCCCCGTCAGGGTAACAGATAGCATTGTACTGCACCTGCCCGTCGACCAGTCTGGCAGCATCATTGAGGGTCAGATGCTGAATATAGTCGAGCGCGTTGGCACCACTGACTTCGACCTCCCCCATGTGGGACACATCGAACAGTCCTGCTGCCGCGCGGGTGGCGAGATGCTCTTCGATCACCCCGGCATACTGCACCGGCATATCCCAGCCACCAAAATCGACCATCCGTGCGCCCAACGCACGATGCACCCGGTTCAACGGTGTTACCTTCAACATATTCAGCTCCTTCAGCGCAGGATAGCAGGGATCCGGTCTTCATGCCCGAGGGTCATCAGATGCACGCCCTGGCAGTGTTCGCGGGCATAGGCGACCTGCTCACGCGCGATTGCAATCCCTTCATCGAGAGGATTCTTGGCGGCGGCAAGGCGCTCGATCAACGCCGCGCTGACCCGGACACCGGGGATATGGGCATTGAGAAAACGTGCCATCCCCGCACTCCGCAACAACAGCACGCCGAGGAGTACCGGTCGCCCCAGCGGCCGCGCGGCAGCCATGAAGTGCTCCATTCTGGCCAGATCGTAAACCGCCTGGGTTTGAAAAAAATGTGCCCCGGCCTCCACTTTTTTACGGTATTTCTGAAAAATCAGCTCAAACGGTTCCGCTTCCGGCGTCATTGCCGCACCGGCAAAAAACTGTGGCACACCGGTCAACTTCGCCCCGGAAAGATCCTCTCCGCTGTTCAACCGCCCCACCGTCTGCAACAACTGCACGGAATCAAGATCAAATACCGCCCGCGCCTGGGGATGATCACCAAAGCCGGGGTGGTCGCCGGAGATCAGCAGCAGATTCGTGACACCGAGCGCCGCCGCACCGAGCAGGTCAGATTGCAACGCCATGCGGTTACGGTCGCGACAGGTCAGCTGCAGAATCGGCTCGATCCCTTCGCGCGGCAACAAGGACGCCAGTGCCAACGAACTCATGCGCATGTTGGCCCCCTGATTGTCGGTGACATTCACCGCGTCGATCCCGACCAGCGACCGCACCGTCGCCAGCGCTGTTGTCACATCAACCCCCTTGGGGGGCGCCACCTCCGCCGTAATCACGAAAGTGCCCGCTTCGATCTTCTGGCGTAAGGTACTCATGGGCGCGAATCCGTATTATTTCCTGTTTTCATGGCGCCCCGGTTTAAATTTTTTCCCCCAGTTTTTCGGTTCCACGATGCGCGCAAAAACTCCGCTCCGCCCCTGTACCTTGAGTCGTTCAAAGATCAGATGCCAGGCGCAGTCCAGCTCCCGGTCGGTCTCGCACTTGCCGTCTTCCACCCCGCCGCACGGTCCGTTCAGCAACCCCTTGGCACAGATCGTCACCGGACAGATACCGGCCGTTTCATTGAGGATACACTCGCCACACAGAGAACATTTTTCCTCAAACTGACCTAACCGGCGGATATTGCCGAGAAACAGACTGTTAAGTCCGCCGACCACGCGCTTTTCACTGCACGCTGAGATCGACTGGACCCCCGCACCACACGCCAGCACCAGCAGGGCATCGGCAGCGGCGACCGCCACTTTGTGGTGGCGCAGGTCGCGCCCGGCGCGCATGATGTGACACGCCTCATCGATCACCACGCTGCCGGTCACCTCTTTGCCGAGGGTTTGCAGCCATTCCTGCATCTGGAAGACTTCTTCCTCGCCGCCAACCTTGCAAGCCGTCGCACAGGCCGCGCAACCGATCAGAAAAATATGCTCTTTCTCCGTCAGTTGGGCAAGCAGTTCAGTCTGGCTTTTTTGTTCACTGATGATCATGCAGGGCTGCTCCCAAAAAAAGATTTATCTGCGGGCGCGGCGCTTGGCGCTTTCAACCGTATTGTAGAGCAGCATGGTGATCGTCATCGGACCGACCCCGCCCGGCACTGGAGTAATGGCACTGGCGCGTTCTTTGGCCGCGGCAAATTCGACATCACCGACCAGTTTTTTATCCCCCACGCGATTGACCCCGACATCGATAACTACCGCACCTTCCTTGATCCAGGCACCCTTGATCATCTCCGGTTGTCCGACAGCGGCAATCACCACGTCGGCACGCCCGACCTGGGCAGCAAGATCGCGGGTGCGCGAATGACAGATCGTTACCGTCGCGTGCTCGGCCAGACACATCAGCGCCACCGGTTTGCCAACGATATTCGACCGTCCGACCACCACCACCTCTTTCCCCTTCAGGTCAACGCCGGTATGTTCGAGCATCTTCATCACCCCATAAGGGGTACACGGCTGAAAGAGGGGGTTGCCGGTCACCAGTCGCCCGACATTATACGGGTGGAAGCCATCAGCATCCTTGGCCGGGGAAATCGCTTCGAGAATTTTACTTTCGTCGATATGCGGCGGCAGCGGCAGCTGCACCAGAATGCCGTCGATGCGCGCATCGTTGTTGATTTCATCGATCAACGCCAACAGTTGAGCTTCGGTCGTTGCGGCGGACAGCTTGTGTTCGTCGGAAAAAATTCCGGCCTGCTCGCACGCCTTTTCCTTCATCGACACATAGACCCGACTCGCCGGATCCTCGCCGACCAGCACCACCGCCAAACCGGGGGTCACCCCTTGCGCCGTCAACGTCTCCACATCTGCCTTGATCGTCTCGCGCATCGTCGCGGCGATCGCCTTGCCATCGATGATTTTACCCATATTATTTCCTCCTGAAAACAAGAAACAAAACTATACGAAACCGATTTAAGAAAGTAAAGCAGCAGGAATGTTCCCCGGCAATTTTTTGTGCGTCAACAGGCGACCGCCGGAGTTGCGGAATCGTGAGAGGGGAAGACCAAAAAAAATCCCCGGACAATGCCGGGGATGCAGATCAGTTTATGCGTTGACCGCTTTCGGGCAACCGGCGCAACCGCCACCCGCTTCTGCCGCAGCACAGGGTGCGGCACCTTGCGCACCATAGCCCTGGTCGAACCAGCCGCCCCCCTTAAGAGCAAATCCGTTCTGGGAGATGAGCTTCTTGACCTGCCCCTGGCACGCGCGACATTCAGTCAGCGGCGCATCTGAAAATTTCTGGCGAGCCTCAAAAACCAGCCCGCATGCTTCACATTGATATTCGTACATTGGCATAATGCGTTACCTCCAAATAGTTTGGTCGTCGGTAATTTAATGATTTAACAGGGCAGTGTCAAGGGGGTGTACACAATTATCAGCACTTTAATCACTGCTGAAAAAATCGTTGTGCTCTCTGCTTTGCCTGCGACACATGTTATGCTATTTTGAGTCATCTGCTGGTTTTGATGTTTTTTCTCTATTTAAGTATTTGCAGTTGCGG
Coding sequences within it:
- the gcvH gene encoding glycine cleavage system protein GcvH — translated: MEFPDELKYTEEHEWVLVEDDSVTVGITDFAQDALGDVVFVELPDVGEMVELGKPFGVVESVKAVSDIYAPVSGEVIEINEALTDEPEVVNSSPYEDAWMIKIKPSNPEEFNDLLSVDEYRALTEED
- the gcvT gene encoding glycine cleavage system aminomethyltransferase GcvT produces the protein MLKVTPLNRVHRALGARMVDFGGWDMPVQYAGVIEEHLATRAAAGLFDVSHMGEVEVSGANALDYIQHLTLNDAARLVDGQVQYNAICYPDGGVVDDVTVYRFSATYYLFCVNASNTDKDFAWMEKVLAERDFGNVVLRNRSDEFAQLALQGPLAEQILARLTTVDLGAIRYYHFNAGEVAGSETIISRTGYTGEDGFELYCAAADAEKVWHALMTAGADDGLMPIGLGARDTLRLEMKYALYGHELSERITPLEAGLGWITKLDKGDFIGGAALRQQKEAGVPRTLVALRITESGIPRADYPLFCGEREVGVVTSGTMSPSLRCGIGLGLVARDCAAIGTQLTVGIRKKRVAAQIVKPPFIDR
- a CDS encoding methylenetetrahydrofolate reductase, producing the protein MSTLRQKIEAGTFVITAEVAPPKGVDVTTALATVRSLVGIDAVNVTDNQGANMRMSSLALASLLPREGIEPILQLTCRDRNRMALQSDLLGAAALGVTNLLLISGDHPGFGDHPQARAVFDLDSVQLLQTVGRLNSGEDLSGAKLTGVPQFFAGAAMTPEAEPFELIFQKYRKKVEAGAHFFQTQAVYDLARMEHFMAAARPLGRPVLLGVLLLRSAGMARFLNAHIPGVRVSAALIERLAAAKNPLDEGIAIAREQVAYAREHCQGVHLMTLGHEDRIPAILR
- a CDS encoding methylenetetrahydrofolate reductase C-terminal domain-containing protein, translated to MIISEQKSQTELLAQLTEKEHIFLIGCAACATACKVGGEEEVFQMQEWLQTLGKEVTGSVVIDEACHIMRAGRDLRHHKVAVAAADALLVLACGAGVQSISACSEKRVVGGLNSLFLGNIRRLGQFEEKCSLCGECILNETAGICPVTICAKGLLNGPCGGVEDGKCETDRELDCAWHLIFERLKVQGRSGVFARIVEPKNWGKKFKPGRHENRK
- the folD gene encoding bifunctional methylenetetrahydrofolate dehydrogenase/methenyltetrahydrofolate cyclohydrolase FolD is translated as MGKIIDGKAIAATMRETIKADVETLTAQGVTPGLAVVLVGEDPASRVYVSMKEKACEQAGIFSDEHKLSAATTEAQLLALIDEINNDARIDGILVQLPLPPHIDESKILEAISPAKDADGFHPYNVGRLVTGNPLFQPCTPYGVMKMLEHTGVDLKGKEVVVVGRSNIVGKPVALMCLAEHATVTICHSRTRDLAAQVGRADVVIAAVGQPEMIKGAWIKEGAVVIDVGVNRVGDKKLVGDVEFAAAKERASAITPVPGGVGPMTITMLLYNTVESAKRRARR
- a CDS encoding zinc ribbon domain-containing protein, translated to MPMYEYQCEACGLVFEARQKFSDAPLTECRACQGQVKKLISQNGFALKGGGWFDQGYGAQGAAPCAAAEAGGGCAGCPKAVNA